In Kitasatospora viridis, the following are encoded in one genomic region:
- a CDS encoding carbon-nitrogen hydrolase family protein: MTAHRNFKRQVRARAAKTGESYTAALRHFRPTPSPAAGAGRPAALRLAVAQTPVTEDPRDVDALRASGRQVRALMREASERGARLVQFPEGAICFPGKHVMSATGPETIGAADWDRYQWTAARAELAAIADLARELRLWTVIPSVHRLTGPSRPHNSMYVVSDEGAVATRYDERRLSKTKASFLYSPGRSPVVFEVDGVRFGCLLGMEIHYPELFAEYETLGVDCVLLSTTGVSPGNPAAQTLGHAANNSLWVSLSVPAEHSPTAPSGVAAPGGDWLDRCPADGSPAVTVVDLDDACEAAAIAVTLARPWRRESRSTVPDGPGPADPRSEDRTAGF; this comes from the coding sequence ATGACAGCCCATCGCAACTTCAAGCGCCAGGTGCGCGCCCGCGCCGCCAAGACCGGCGAGTCCTACACCGCCGCCCTGCGGCACTTCCGCCCGACGCCCTCCCCCGCGGCCGGCGCCGGCCGCCCCGCGGCGCTGCGGCTCGCCGTCGCGCAGACCCCCGTGACCGAGGACCCCCGCGACGTCGACGCGCTGCGGGCGAGCGGCCGTCAGGTCCGCGCCCTGATGCGGGAGGCGAGCGAGCGGGGCGCGCGGCTCGTGCAGTTCCCGGAGGGCGCGATCTGCTTCCCCGGCAAGCACGTCATGTCCGCCACCGGCCCCGAGACGATCGGCGCGGCCGACTGGGACCGCTACCAGTGGACCGCCGCCCGCGCCGAGTTGGCCGCCATCGCCGACCTGGCCCGCGAGCTGCGCCTGTGGACCGTCATCCCCTCCGTCCACCGCCTGACCGGGCCGAGCCGCCCGCACAACAGCATGTACGTGGTCTCCGACGAGGGCGCGGTGGCCACCCGCTACGACGAGCGCCGACTGTCGAAGACGAAGGCCTCGTTCCTGTACTCCCCGGGCCGGTCGCCGGTGGTCTTCGAGGTCGACGGCGTCCGGTTCGGCTGCCTGCTCGGCATGGAGATCCACTACCCGGAACTGTTCGCCGAGTACGAGACCCTGGGCGTGGACTGCGTGCTGCTCTCCACCACCGGCGTCTCCCCCGGCAACCCCGCCGCCCAGACCCTGGGCCACGCCGCCAACAACAGCCTCTGGGTCAGCCTCTCGGTCCCCGCCGAGCACAGCCCCACCGCACCGTCGGGCGTCGCCGCCCCGGGCGGCGACTGGCTCGACCGCTGCCCCGCCGACGGCTCCCCGGCCGTCACGGTGGTCGACCTCGACGACGCCTGCGAGGCCGCCGCCATCGCCGTCACCCTCGCCCGCCCGTGGCGCCGCGAGTCGCGCTCCACCGTCCCCGACGGGCCCGGGCCCGCCGACCCGCGCAGCGAGGACCGCACGGCGGGCTTCTGA
- a CDS encoding ATP-binding cassette domain-containing protein, translating to MIEARELTKTYGTFAAVNGIDFQVRPGQVTGFLGPNGAGKSTTMRMILGLDLPTSGTVTVDGRRYQGKVWPLHEVGALLDARAVHPGRSAYDHLHSLAAANGIGRRRVDEVLEEVGLASVARRRAGGFSLGMSQRLGIAGALLGDPGTLLFDEPVNGLDPDGIHWIRSLMRSLAAEGRTVLVSSHLMSEMALTADHLLVIGRGRLLADTALPDLIERFSAGRVEVRAAEPQRMAGDLRAARAQVTLEPDGTLVVLGLRSRRIGELAAEHGHVLHQLHDVSASLEEAYFRLTGESVEYRAPAAVAA from the coding sequence ATGATCGAGGCAAGGGAACTCACCAAGACGTACGGCACCTTCGCCGCCGTCAACGGCATCGACTTCCAGGTCCGGCCCGGGCAGGTCACCGGGTTCCTCGGGCCGAACGGCGCGGGCAAGTCCACCACGATGCGGATGATCCTCGGGCTCGACCTGCCGACCTCCGGGACGGTCACCGTCGACGGGCGCCGCTACCAGGGCAAGGTGTGGCCGCTGCACGAGGTCGGCGCGCTGCTGGACGCACGGGCCGTGCACCCGGGCCGGTCCGCCTACGACCACCTGCACAGCCTGGCGGCGGCCAACGGGATCGGGCGCCGGCGGGTCGACGAGGTGCTGGAGGAGGTCGGCCTGGCGTCGGTGGCGCGCCGGCGGGCCGGCGGCTTCTCGCTGGGCATGTCGCAGCGGCTCGGCATCGCGGGCGCGCTGCTCGGGGACCCGGGCACGCTGCTGTTCGACGAGCCGGTGAACGGGCTGGACCCGGACGGCATCCACTGGATCAGGAGCCTGATGCGCTCGCTGGCCGCCGAGGGGCGCACGGTGCTGGTGTCCAGTCACCTGATGAGCGAGATGGCGCTGACGGCGGATCACCTGCTGGTGATCGGCCGGGGCCGGCTGCTCGCGGACACCGCGCTGCCCGACCTGATCGAGCGCTTCTCGGCCGGCCGGGTCGAGGTCCGGGCAGCTGAGCCGCAGCGGATGGCGGGGGACCTGCGGGCCGCCCGGGCCCAGGTCACCCTGGAGCCGGACGGCACGCTGGTGGTGCTCGGCCTGCGGTCGCGGCGGATCGGCGAGCTGGCCGCCGAGCACGGCCACGTGCTGCACCAACTGCACGACGTGAGCGCCTCGTTGGAGGAGGCGTACTTCCGGCTGACCGGGGAGAGCGTGGAGTACCGGGCGCCCGCGGCGGTGGCGGCGTGA
- a CDS encoding ABC transporter permease, with protein MSARAEARRTAPRAGIPWGMRLGATAQSEWIKFRSVRSAPAVLLATGATLLLGAWLVCAGYRSGWAGMSAADRASFDPVYASLRGIELAQLFTGALGVLTVTGEYTSGQIRTTFAATPQRVQVVALKALVFGAVVWSWSTVLAFAAFFLGQGRLSAPATHAALGDAGVPTAVFGAGLYLAATGLLGLFLGVLLRRTSAALAALFGVLLILPVAASMLPGSLGDRIGEYLPSNAGEEIWMLNHDGPYALGAWPGFAVLAGCVAAVAAAAIVLIRRKDA; from the coding sequence GTGAGCGCGCGGGCGGAGGCCCGACGCACGGCCCCGCGCGCCGGAATCCCGTGGGGGATGCGGCTGGGCGCCACCGCGCAGAGCGAGTGGATCAAGTTCCGCTCGGTGCGCTCCGCACCGGCCGTGCTGCTGGCCACCGGCGCGACCCTGCTGCTCGGCGCCTGGCTGGTCTGCGCCGGCTACCGCAGCGGCTGGGCGGGCATGTCGGCGGCCGACCGGGCCTCCTTCGACCCCGTGTACGCGAGCCTGCGCGGCATCGAGCTGGCCCAGCTGTTCACCGGGGCGCTCGGCGTGCTGACCGTGACGGGGGAGTACACCAGCGGGCAGATCCGCACCACCTTCGCCGCGACGCCGCAGCGGGTCCAGGTGGTGGCCCTGAAGGCGCTGGTCTTCGGCGCGGTGGTGTGGAGTTGGAGCACGGTGCTGGCCTTCGCCGCCTTCTTCCTCGGGCAGGGGCGGCTGTCGGCACCGGCGACGCACGCCGCGCTCGGCGACGCGGGCGTGCCGACGGCCGTCTTCGGTGCGGGCCTGTACCTGGCCGCCACCGGACTGCTCGGCCTCTTCCTCGGCGTCCTGCTGCGGCGCACCTCGGCCGCGTTGGCCGCGCTCTTCGGGGTGCTGCTGATCCTGCCGGTCGCCGCCTCGATGCTCCCGGGCAGCCTCGGTGACCGGATCGGCGAGTACCTGCCGAGCAACGCGGGTGAGGAGATCTGGATGCTGAACCACGACGGGCCCTACGCGCTCGGCGCCTGGCCGGGCTTCGCCGTGCTGGCCGGGTGCGTGGCGGCCGTGGCCGCGGCCGCGATCGTGCTGATCCGCAGGAAGGACGCCTGA
- a CDS encoding ABC transporter permease, with the protein MSHLTHPVPARPTAAPRARAALAAEWIKLRSLRSMVATPLLALLCCVGLAGLVCDSYVVNWPHLDAARKAAFQPLDVNLGFVQIGILFFGVLGALVVTSEYGNGLIRTTFAATPQRGLVLAAKTVLLTAIALVTATVICLTAFLVGQGELFGYTPSTTLGEPGVLGHLVGAVGYLTAAGLIGLFIGVLARSTGVAMSGVFGLLLVLPTMVNNLPRNAVWRHTVPYLPSNLGNALWHSHTGGLVSQSTAALVLPLYPLLLGALAALALRSRDA; encoded by the coding sequence ATGAGCCACCTCACACACCCCGTACCCGCACGCCCCACCGCCGCACCCCGCGCGCGGGCCGCGCTGGCCGCGGAGTGGATCAAGCTGCGCTCGCTGCGCTCCATGGTCGCCACGCCCCTGCTCGCCCTGCTGTGCTGCGTCGGCCTGGCCGGGCTGGTCTGCGACAGCTACGTGGTGAACTGGCCGCACCTGGACGCCGCGCGCAAGGCCGCCTTCCAGCCGCTCGACGTCAACCTCGGGTTCGTGCAGATCGGGATCCTGTTCTTCGGGGTGCTGGGCGCACTGGTGGTGACCAGCGAGTACGGCAACGGGCTGATCCGCACCACCTTCGCGGCCACCCCGCAGCGCGGCCTGGTGTTGGCCGCGAAGACCGTGCTGCTCACCGCGATCGCGCTGGTCACCGCCACGGTGATCTGCCTGACCGCCTTCCTGGTAGGTCAGGGCGAGCTCTTCGGCTACACCCCGTCCACCACCCTCGGCGAGCCGGGAGTGCTCGGGCACCTCGTGGGCGCCGTCGGGTACTTGACGGCGGCCGGCCTGATCGGGCTGTTCATCGGGGTGCTGGCGCGCAGCACGGGGGTGGCGATGTCCGGGGTGTTCGGCCTCCTGCTGGTGCTGCCGACCATGGTCAACAACCTGCCGCGCAACGCGGTCTGGCGGCACACCGTGCCGTACCTGCCGTCGAACCTGGGCAACGCGCTCTGGCACTCGCACACCGGCGGCCTGGTGAGCCAGTCCACCGCGGCGCTGGTGCTCCCGCTCTACCCGCTGCTGCTCGGCGCGCTGGCGGCGCTGGCGCTGCGCAGCCGGGACGCCTGA
- a CDS encoding sensor histidine kinase: MGVWPSGRRARAVDWSVCLLAGAVSAAGSTDRMAAWLPNGAVVPLAAVQGLALLGRRRAPTAVLAVTTVVGVLLTAAGYPAGAACVATCCAAYAFAAHRPGGDPHEPGELVRRAAAVPAAALALTLAALAPDARPLAGFWSRLTVAVLIGACWVLGYAVRTRRAYIAGLEERAARLEAEQGARAARAVAEERLRIARELHDVIGHSISLIGIQAEAAARSARTDPQVVPEYLARISTASRQALAEMRHVLAVLRPEADPQADAEPGAGPDAGDGLSPQPGLAELAGLAERLTAGGLRTRLDLEPLDVPPGLGLTVYRIVQEALTNVLKHAGPAAGAGVTVARSGDAVRVSVLDDGAGPPGRAAGSGAHGLLGMRERVAAYGGTLRTGARPGGGFEVEAVIPLPEEAR, encoded by the coding sequence ATGGGAGTGTGGCCGAGCGGGCGCCGGGCCCGGGCCGTCGACTGGAGCGTGTGCCTGCTCGCGGGAGCCGTCTCGGCCGCCGGCTCGACGGACCGGATGGCGGCCTGGCTGCCGAACGGGGCGGTCGTCCCGCTCGCCGCCGTGCAGGGGCTCGCGCTGCTCGGGCGGCGGCGGGCCCCGACGGCCGTGCTCGCCGTGACCACGGTGGTCGGGGTACTCCTGACCGCCGCCGGCTACCCGGCCGGTGCGGCCTGCGTCGCGACCTGCTGCGCGGCCTACGCCTTCGCCGCCCACCGGCCGGGCGGCGACCCGCACGAGCCGGGAGAGCTGGTCCGGCGGGCGGCGGCGGTGCCGGCCGCGGCGCTGGCGCTCACCCTCGCCGCGCTGGCGCCGGACGCCCGCCCGCTGGCCGGATTCTGGAGCCGGCTCACCGTGGCCGTGCTGATCGGCGCCTGCTGGGTGCTCGGCTACGCCGTGCGCACCCGGCGAGCCTACATCGCCGGGCTGGAGGAGCGGGCGGCCCGCCTGGAGGCCGAGCAGGGCGCCCGGGCGGCGCGCGCGGTGGCCGAGGAGCGGCTGCGGATCGCCCGGGAGCTGCACGACGTGATCGGCCACTCGATCAGCCTGATCGGCATTCAGGCCGAGGCCGCGGCCCGCTCGGCGCGCACCGACCCGCAGGTCGTGCCCGAGTACCTGGCCCGGATCTCGACGGCCAGCCGGCAGGCGCTCGCCGAGATGCGGCACGTGCTGGCCGTGCTCCGCCCCGAGGCGGATCCGCAGGCGGACGCGGAGCCGGGCGCGGGGCCGGACGCCGGGGACGGGCTGAGCCCGCAGCCCGGCCTCGCCGAACTTGCCGGGCTGGCGGAGCGGCTGACGGCCGGCGGGCTGCGCACCCGGCTCGACCTGGAGCCGCTGGACGTGCCGCCGGGGCTGGGCCTGACGGTGTACCGGATCGTGCAGGAGGCGCTCACCAACGTGCTCAAGCACGCCGGCCCCGCCGCCGGAGCCGGGGTCACCGTCGCGCGCAGCGGCGATGCGGTGCGGGTGTCGGTGCTCGACGACGGCGCGGGACCGCCGGGCCGGGCGGCGGGCTCCGGTGCGCACGGCCTGCTCGGGATGCGCGAGCGGGTGGCCGCCTACGGCGGCACCCTGCGCACCGGCGCCCGACCCGGCGGCGGCTTCGAGGTCGAGGCCGTCATCCCACTGCCGGAGGAGGCCCGGTGA
- a CDS encoding response regulator transcription factor — MTTRGEPATGRGDAATISVLVADDQALVRQGLRAIIDSEPGLTVVGEAADGAEAVEAVRRLRPDVALMDVRMPRLDGVAATRALLRAAAPPPTRILILTTFHLDEYVTDALQAGASGYLLKDATGDQLVEAVRVVAAGEAMLAPTVTRRLLERMAQQSAGLADGGERIRGLLSAREVEVLLLVARGLSNAEIAARLYLAQTTVKSHVQGVLAKLGVRDRLQAAVLAYDSGLVRPGGGRSPGP, encoded by the coding sequence GTGACGACCCGAGGAGAGCCGGCGACCGGCCGAGGAGACGCGGCGACGATCAGTGTGCTGGTCGCCGACGACCAGGCCCTGGTGCGCCAGGGCCTGCGCGCGATCATCGACTCCGAGCCGGGCCTCACCGTGGTCGGCGAGGCGGCCGACGGCGCCGAGGCGGTCGAAGCGGTGCGGCGGCTGCGCCCGGACGTGGCGCTGATGGACGTCCGGATGCCCCGCCTCGACGGGGTCGCCGCCACCCGGGCGCTGCTGCGCGCCGCCGCGCCGCCGCCGACCCGGATCCTCATCCTGACCACCTTCCACCTGGACGAGTACGTCACCGACGCGTTGCAGGCCGGGGCCTCCGGCTACCTGCTGAAGGACGCCACCGGCGACCAGCTGGTGGAGGCGGTCCGGGTGGTCGCCGCCGGCGAGGCGATGCTCGCGCCCACCGTCACCCGGCGGCTGCTGGAGCGGATGGCGCAGCAGTCGGCCGGGCTCGCGGACGGCGGGGAGCGGATCAGGGGCCTGCTCTCGGCCCGCGAGGTGGAGGTGCTGCTGCTGGTCGCCCGGGGGCTGTCGAACGCCGAGATCGCGGCCCGGCTGTACCTTGCCCAGACCACGGTGAAGAGCCACGTGCAGGGCGTGCTGGCCAAGCTCGGGGTGCGCGACCGGCTCCAGGCGGCGGTGCTGGCGTACGACTCGGGCCTGGTCAGGCCGGGTGGGGGTCGCTCCCCGGGCCCGTGA
- a CDS encoding SigE family RNA polymerase sigma factor — MTKSNGSAREAMEEEFLEFAGARSGQLYRSAYFLTGGDTHLAEDLVQETLGRMYALWGKVDRPGRPGRIADPAAYAQTVLVRQFLSHQRRRSNKERPSAQLPDRTAPDADPSLRIALTDALAQLGAKDRAVLVLRYWEDRSVEETATMMRANAGAVRARSSRALVKLRALLGDSLAELAAR, encoded by the coding sequence ATGACCAAGAGCAACGGCAGTGCGCGCGAGGCGATGGAGGAGGAGTTCCTCGAATTCGCGGGTGCGCGTTCCGGGCAGTTGTACCGGTCCGCGTATTTCCTCACCGGTGGGGACACCCACCTGGCGGAGGACCTGGTGCAGGAGACGCTCGGACGGATGTACGCGCTCTGGGGGAAGGTCGACCGCCCCGGCCGGCCCGGGCGGATCGCCGACCCGGCCGCGTACGCACAGACGGTGCTGGTCCGTCAGTTCCTCTCGCACCAGCGGCGGCGCAGCAACAAGGAGCGGCCCTCGGCCCAGCTGCCGGACCGGACGGCGCCGGACGCCGATCCGAGCCTGCGGATCGCGTTGACGGATGCGCTTGCCCAGCTGGGCGCCAAGGACCGGGCGGTGCTGGTGCTGCGGTACTGGGAGGACCGCAGCGTCGAGGAGACCGCCACCATGATGCGGGCCAACGCCGGCGCGGTGCGCGCCCGCAGTTCCCGGGCGCTGGTCAAGCTGCGCGCGCTGCTCGGCGACTCGCTGGCCGAGCTCGCGGCCCGCTGA
- a CDS encoding LCP family protein, translating into MPADPQPDEEFEAGLTRAFDRVADEVPVTNDPLVTGGLTRGRTRRRRRRIAAVTASCVVLGAVTTGGFLVSRLADPVPVSTSHAIDEADRTSPPPPHLDKGVNILLLGMDDVTGPDGSLPADFVRDQLHAGDGSTAGYDVTDTVVVLHLPANGGPATGVSVPRDALVQSAGPGGRMEKMNAIYAEAAAAAAAKLKGSGQSAADVRARSRDAGRAAVVATVQQLLGVPIDHLAEFDLATFYDVAKAIGPIQVCLNEAVQDRYSGADLKAGINTVDAEQALAFVRQRHGAPVDDLGRIRRQQAFIASALHTLKQQGVLSDLSKAEQLFRLVGSDLVVDSTFNPLDLLRQAPGLTDGRAEIITAPIVGPAVDHNGGMSASVWTMDPAKVRQVAQAELSDAASASAASASAGSPSAGAGAASPSAGAPSAGGVKATDGVPCVD; encoded by the coding sequence ATGCCAGCCGATCCCCAGCCCGACGAGGAGTTCGAGGCCGGACTCACCCGGGCCTTCGACCGGGTCGCCGACGAGGTCCCGGTGACCAACGACCCGCTGGTCACCGGCGGCCTGACCCGCGGTCGGACCCGCCGCCGGCGCCGCCGGATCGCGGCCGTGACGGCGAGCTGCGTGGTGCTCGGCGCGGTGACCACCGGCGGGTTCCTGGTGAGCCGCCTCGCCGACCCCGTCCCCGTCAGCACCTCGCACGCGATCGACGAGGCGGACCGCACCTCGCCCCCGCCCCCGCACCTGGACAAGGGCGTGAACATCCTGCTGCTCGGCATGGACGACGTGACCGGGCCCGACGGCAGCCTGCCCGCCGACTTCGTCCGCGACCAGCTGCACGCCGGTGACGGCAGCACGGCGGGCTACGACGTCACGGACACCGTGGTGGTGCTGCACCTGCCCGCGAACGGCGGGCCGGCCACCGGCGTCTCGGTGCCGCGCGACGCCTTGGTGCAGAGCGCGGGGCCGGGCGGCCGGATGGAGAAGATGAACGCGATCTACGCGGAGGCGGCGGCGGCCGCCGCCGCGAAGCTGAAGGGCAGCGGCCAGTCCGCCGCCGACGTGCGGGCCCGCAGTCGGGACGCCGGCCGGGCGGCCGTCGTCGCGACCGTCCAGCAGCTGCTCGGTGTACCGATCGACCACCTCGCCGAGTTCGACCTGGCGACCTTCTACGACGTCGCCAAGGCGATCGGCCCGATCCAGGTCTGCCTCAATGAGGCGGTGCAGGACCGCTACTCGGGCGCCGACCTGAAGGCCGGGATCAACACGGTCGACGCCGAGCAGGCGCTCGCCTTCGTCCGCCAGCGGCACGGCGCGCCCGTGGACGACCTCGGCCGGATCCGCCGGCAGCAGGCCTTCATCGCCTCCGCGCTGCACACGCTGAAGCAGCAGGGCGTGCTCAGTGATCTGAGCAAGGCGGAGCAGCTCTTCCGGTTGGTCGGCAGCGACCTGGTGGTGGATTCGACCTTCAACCCGCTGGACCTGCTGCGGCAGGCCCCCGGGCTGACCGACGGGCGAGCCGAGATCATCACCGCGCCGATCGTCGGTCCCGCCGTGGACCACAACGGGGGGATGTCCGCGAGCGTGTGGACGATGGATCCGGCGAAGGTGCGTCAGGTCGCGCAGGCGGAGCTGTCCGACGCGGCGTCGGCATCGGCGGCATCGGCGTCGGCCGGGTCGCCGTCGGCCGGGGCCGGGGCGGCGTCACCATCGGCGGGTGCACCGTCGGCGGGCGGGGTGAAGGCGACGGACGGGGTGCCCTGCGTCGACTGA
- a CDS encoding N-acyl homoserine lactonase family protein — MIKVFSLRLGSTKVPFGQFYGGLDGWRGARAIVRFATDKKHFIIVPIHAYLIDHPDEGLILVDAGINWRQTHEHGDYYRGIAHYLFDEDEYQLTRDEELPAALARLGYRAEDVRKVVATHLHEDHIGGLSYLPNAELVISKAEYDNRDWKLFGILPVIYQPSLTAARKITTIDYGSGAFQNFDASHDLTADGTVKLLPTPGHTPGHLCVLVQLGDYQLLITGDTLYTLRHLANDDVQAFGAGDWVPNQNASIRRIAELRRRMPELVLVPGHDHTDYQFRHLVPGLAKGGLTPEELAGLRAYEESVFTADGRLHPESVPRYVPGTGADHVGRVTG; from the coding sequence ATGATCAAGGTGTTCTCACTGAGGCTGGGGTCCACGAAAGTCCCGTTCGGGCAGTTCTACGGTGGTCTGGACGGTTGGCGCGGGGCGCGGGCGATCGTCCGGTTCGCGACCGACAAGAAGCACTTCATCATCGTGCCCATCCACGCCTACCTGATCGATCACCCCGACGAAGGGCTGATCCTGGTCGACGCCGGCATCAACTGGCGTCAGACGCACGAGCACGGCGACTACTACCGGGGCATCGCCCACTACCTGTTCGACGAGGACGAGTACCAGCTCACCCGCGACGAGGAACTCCCCGCCGCGCTGGCGAGGCTCGGCTACCGCGCCGAGGACGTCCGCAAGGTCGTGGCGACCCACCTGCACGAGGACCACATCGGCGGCCTCTCCTACCTCCCCAACGCGGAACTGGTGATCAGCAAGGCCGAGTACGACAACCGCGACTGGAAGCTCTTCGGCATCCTCCCCGTGATCTACCAGCCCTCCCTGACGGCGGCCCGGAAGATCACCACCATCGACTACGGCTCCGGCGCCTTCCAGAACTTCGACGCCAGCCACGACCTCACCGCCGACGGCACGGTCAAGCTGCTGCCGACCCCCGGCCACACCCCGGGCCACCTGTGCGTGCTGGTCCAGCTCGGCGACTACCAGCTGCTGATCACCGGCGACACCCTCTACACCCTGCGCCACCTGGCCAACGACGACGTCCAGGCCTTCGGCGCGGGCGACTGGGTGCCCAACCAGAACGCCTCGATCCGCCGGATCGCCGAACTGCGCCGGCGCATGCCCGAACTGGTCCTGGTCCCCGGCCACGACCACACCGACTACCAGTTCCGGCACCTGGTGCCGGGGTTGGCGAAGGGCGGGCTCACCCCCGAGGAGCTGGCGGGGCTCCGGGCGTACGAGGAGAGCGTCTTCACGGCGGACGGGCGGCTCCACCCGGAATCCGTCCCCCGCTACGTCCCGGGCACGGGCGCCGACCACGTCGGTCGCGTCACCGGCTGA